The genomic stretch GGGAAATAATTCACTCGGTAATGACGTTTACTTTTACGATGAAATTTGCATAATCTCGAAGACCAGGTTCAGCTGTATTTTgtagacacacacacacacacacacacacacacatacggtGAACTGGATCTTCTCCCGCCTCCCAAGAATCCCGCGCCCGTCTGCACCGAGTTGTTGCTAAATTACCCACGCACTGACTCACTGACTTAATTATTTCGACGCTTGATTTAATCAGCGAATAATAGTCAATTTACGCCTCTATCCGGGGCATTGTATCAGAAAGTCAGTCACACACGATAGAAAAGCAACCTTTCCATGAGTCTTTTACACGTAGAaacttttcttgcgttttgTCCTATGCCTGACGATAAGAGAAGAATGTTTAAGGATACGATCATTTGCCGAGAGACTTCGACTAACCTCTTGCTCAACGATTTGCTGAAATTAGCATACATGCATAACCGTGCACATAGAAGGTCGTTGAGATAAAACCGCAAGTCGATGTTGGCACGGTGGAATATCCTGTTGCCAGTTTACCACAGCTGGGATACCTAAGCTTCGCGGTCGAATAAACTAACCGAATAACTATACCTTTGAGGCTAGCAAGCTGGTGAGCGGCTGTTCAAAACCTTGATATCTTCTACCTACCGCAGTCCTGGTCCAACTTTGATCTTCAAATAATCACAAGCAGCGTTCAAGTTTGACTAAAGAGCGAAAcatgatgaataatttatttcgagAGACGCGAGACAATGTGCTGTGACCAATCATCGTTGAAGCATGCCTGATACACCCTTCTTTGTCCACATATATGATCCACTTATCGTATGACGTATGATTATATAATTACCGGCCAGATATAGGACACAAGATATttttcagagattttttttccatccatgGTCTGAAGCCCTAATTAAATATTGCGATTCGTAACGGTATAATTATACCGCATGATACCAGAGATAAAAAGACTGAGGCGTTGCTGGAGAATCGAGCGAACTGATATCGTAGTCAGTAATACCGTCGTCAAGCACAAACCAGTCAACTGCAATTTGGTCGAATGATGGATcttacggtgaaaaaaaattacgggcTAGTTCGATCGCCCAGTAACTGCCGAATAGTGAACTATTGATTAAATCAAAACGACATGATCGGTATGATCCTTCTTAGACTGTCTATACTCGATGTAAGCATCCGTGAAAACTGTTACACGTACTTAGAATATCGAGTCATGTCACCATTGGAATACCCCAATATTATTGTTCGACATCTAAGATGACACGTTATAACCAGGAAGTAAATAATTAGAACGAACCACTGGTACGACGGTATTCGTGCGAGTGTGAGTGGGACGACAAGTAGGTACACTGCACGTCGGCTTTGCATCGATGGCCCGCTTTCCATCGCTTTGGTATAGGAGTATTCGTTTAATAGGCCAAACATTCGATGCCGAGGAACTGAGCATGGTCAGCAACTCATTGTGACACACATCGTACGTACACACGGATGTAACACGCGTTACCTGAATTTTGATACCCTGACGTAACGAGAAAATGACAGCGTCGCTTCTTTCTCTAGCCACGCGTAAGctgtcgataataattatcgtgCAATTATGCCGAAACATCAGTGCCATGAACTTCATGTTTACGCATCAATGCTTATCTCAGCTTTACAAGCTGCTGTCAAAATATCGTCAGCGTAATGGGCTGATATTAGGGTGGTTCAGGAAAGTCAGCGATAGGATCAAATGAAGAACTTTTTCGTTATTCTATAATTTTAGGCACCTCGGTTGAATTCGCCGTAACTCATATAAGTCCCATACGCACTTATTGTATTTTGAGGACGAATAAAAGTTAAATGTGACGGTTGTCGGTCGCAATCCAGTAATTAATTGCCATTTTAATCAATCGATGAACGATCTGCAGCATTTGTGAATGACCGTCGTTGTATATCAGAAGAACCTTATCTGAGGTTGTAGAATCTTCATTATTCTTATAAGACACACATTAGACCAGTACTGATATAAGCAACAATTTTCTGACACAAGGTAAAATCAAAAAGCGGTTTATATACTCTTTGGTCACCCCACAATTAATTAGGACCGTTAATTATCGACTGGCTTTCCTTGAGAACATTTTTAAACATGATTTTTCAACTACACGCTTTTTATCGTCTGTTTTTGACGACGtccagtttttgttttttccgcTTGATATTCGGCACCTCGCTCTACCTGGTATACATcataatgaaaaatagaataagaatgaagaaaaagcgATTGTGTAACAAAAGCCTCAGCGTGTTCAAACGTGACGTAAAGATACTTATAGACAAGATTTATTTACTTGGCTTTTTCTACGGAAAGAATGGCGTTCAAtaattgtgagaaaataatatttatgctTGACTCGGCATTGGAATACAAGTAAAAGAAGACAATGATACGCTCTAGGAACTAGCACGATTATAGACAATACTAAGCCTCGCTGAACACGTTTCACGATTCAATCGATTCGAAATTTGTATCTCTTGtgcattttctgaaaaatttgtcaatcgATACTGCGTTTTTACCAGCCTTTAGCGCTTcaagtgtttaaaaatatgtttctcACTAAACGCTGACCAACAACGCGTTTATACTATAAACACAACTTGCAagtttcaatattaatttcttcCTTCAGTATTACTGACCTGTCCATGCAGACGACGACGGCTTTAATTATATGGGCTTAGTCTGTTGTATGGTCACGAAAGTATAAGCTCACTTCAGGCTTGACCTAACCTCAAAGCGGGTCTTTGTACAACCTGCCAAGTACAAGTAGACATTGAAGCTTCCAATTTTATGAACTGTCAATTAAAACtcctcgaaaattttcaccacgtttagcgtctctctttctccagAGCTGTTCAACATGTACGTCAGATTGTTCATCTACCAATTTTCACGAGTTAATTAAAATGCGACTGTTCGAAATTAATTGACTTTGAGTTTTTCCGTACATCGTATTACAATTAATCATCACGAACGAGTGAGTGACTTTAGTAAGTTCTTCTATAAAAAAGCTATATTAAGTTACAATTAGGATATAATTAATCATAACTAATCAAGCATAACCGATCTGTGATGATTAAATTTACCCGGAAGCTACTATATACCTTTTTTCGCGTGTTAATTAGGGTAATtccatattttctttctcgagTTGTCACAcaattgcaataaaaattgttttaatttaaaatacaaGCAATTTGTTTCTTATCATTTTCTCCAAACCCTCATTTcctttttggaaaataatgaaCATACATGATCGatggaataatttataaagtcAATGTCGTGTTATACGTTAATAAATATCTCGCACAGGCAATGAGTTACATGtatcaattttaatatttaatgaaCAACCTTTGACGAATAAGTACGACCGACTCTCGTCCGGAAGTTCATTTGTATATTCAATGCTTGCAACATTACGAATCCATTTGTAATCTAAGACAAACATCTGAATTCATGTTACAGGTTCTCTGAGAAGATTCAACGGATGCTGAGATGGCGttcaaaaatgcaaattcCTTGTCTGGAGTATGGCTAGGTAAGATAACGGtgtaaataacaatgaaaCCAAGGTAGTCATGACTTGTTTACAATAAAACAGAatcttacaatttttaatccagCCATAAAGCGATATTTCGATAATATTTCCAAGTTTGCAAATATCGCTGTCTATCCACCAGCACGAAAAAAAACTcatataattaattcaattatttattgtcGAGATTTTTGACATCAGATTCGTTATCCACTTCACGTATTATGACATTACAACATGATTTTCTCCTCTATTCGCCGATCATATGAACCAGAAGCATTCAATTGTATATTCATTCGTTGAAGTGATGCTTTGTCGAAGTATCCACTAAACATGTAAAGTCTTTCGCATGGCAATGAGGTATGAAATAGGTTTATCAGGGCGTGACCCAACAGTATCATTCCTAGGAGAATATTCTGTCGGTGGAGTGTAGATAGTCGTCGCTTCCGGCGATATTAAAAGTCCGAAGTGAGGTGATGACGCTTTCAAGATCCAACATGACACGATATAATTGGCACTAGCCATCCACGTCCTACCGCAATAATCGTAAAAGTATTTTGCCTATAAGCCCATCGGCGCGGGGTACAATTATGGACTTGCCAATTCGATTAACGATGAAGGAGGATCGGCAATATCAACATACGGCCTCCGATAACTCACGATTATCACTCATAATGTACAGTAAAATACACCATGAAACGTTGATTAAACGTGTGAAAGATAAACCGCTAATGTTCAAGTTGTGTGGAAAATTTCTGCATACGCGAGTCATTTAGAATCTGAATTTCATATCTATCCTGCTACTATTGGCGCATAAGTTTGGGTATTGCAATCGGCACATATGTTTATCAAAATCAATTGTCTAATATCGTCAAACGTATATTGCAGCGTTGAACAATGccaaattgttgaaataaataagtttATTGCTGTGTAGCATGGTTATGACTATACTGCAGTAACAGTTTCTTGTTATCGTCGGTGACCAATGGCCTCGGTATGCCTTTCAAACAATGGTCAGTCGCTGAAGAAAAGATCTTGTTAGATGTCATATGATATTCCAACacttacatattatattatatatacaccatgtatataaataagtaCAGTTGAACAAGCAGCCTCTATATCTCATCTCTAACGTGCTGCAGTCTAGAGCAATTGAGATAACGACGACTTGACGTTCGACGGAGGCCAGTAACGAAAATATCAACCTTCTCCGCGACGTCCGTTCATTCATGTgtagtgatttgaaaattgaattacacACTTTGGACCGTCAAACGGTTAAACCCGAGGTCATATTACGTACGATTTGCCGAGTTTTTCTCCATCCAGCTCGATGCGCAGGATTACCGGGAATTTATCAGCCTTCGTTGTACGATTAATCCGAGAATTATATCATTGGGGCAAAGGGAATTTAAAAGTAAAAGAGACACGGATGAGAGAAGTTTCGGACTGCTGTAGAAATTGTCGTGAGTTAGAATAGCTCGATCCGATTCACTCCTGCAAAAGTACCTCGTTTGTAGATCCCGATGTCGATACCTCACAGCAGGATCAACTCGAGTAGTGCCACTTCTAATTACTATTGGCAAGCTCGTGTGCTATACACATGAGATTAGTCGGGGGTATGAAATCTCCAGAGGATTCACAACGAGGGGCGCTCGTTGAAAAAGAACCTTGTTATTGTCAGGCCTGGCGCATTGTAACACGTTCGCTTATTACAGTGATCTACGTTTAGGATTTCAAATGACCGCGGGCGTGCTTAGACTGCATATCAATCTCAGACCTGACAGTCAAGTTTCATGTACCCACACTTATTCTACATTGCTTTTTATTGTCGTATTTCACCTATGTTCTTATATTTGAGGTGGATTGACTAACGTGCAGCGTATAACGTAGTTGGACTGATCAATAGATAACCATACATGCACACGCCTATAATAACGTCCGAGTTTTGAGAACCACCATTTTGTTGGCGGTTAAActgatttttgtgaatttctttCTCGTTTCAGGGTTGATATTGGTACTTGTTGTACATACTCTAGCTGAAAATACTCCATCTGAAGAAGAGACGGAAGCTGAGAGTTCGCTTTTTAATTATGACAGTGAAAGCAACGACGACTCCGGATTTTCGAAGGAAGATCCCgacaaatatttcgaaaaacatTTAGATGAACCGAATATCGAAGGTAGTCCCGAAGCGGCTGAAGCTTCGGTGAATGAACCATTAGAAAAGGCTGATGGAGTTGAGGCTAAAACAACAGTAAAGACGGTGTCTAGTTCTACCACTATTCAGCACAATGAGACACTACCGACTATAGCAACgattgactttgaaaagcatTTGACAATCAGCGATAATCAAAAAACGGTCCTCGAGCGTGTAAGAGAAGCCAGCAAAGTTGAGAGTTCGCAAGTACAGTCTAATAGAACCGCTAATAAGGTAACTGAAGAAATTTCGAACGAAGCAGTGGACAACAGTAGTGAAAGACGAACGAACTCTGCTCCTCAGGAATTCGAATTCACTGAAGAACACGATGATTTTGATGAGCACACGAGTTCCGAATTTGCTGAAGCCACAACACCGAGTTCGACATTGTTGAACGCTAGCAGCTTAAGAGTTCCGGATGATTTGCACAAACACGCTGAGCAGTTTGATATAGAGAATTCAGAAGAAGACGAGAAAGCAGATGGCAACAGAACTCATTCTTTGATAAATGACACGAACGTTAACTATCGTCTAGACTTTAAGAACAGCACTAAGAGGTTTCGGGGGAATGAAAGCAGAACCCCGAGTGGTGACAACGGAGAGGGTCTGCCTTCTGAGCCGAAACAAGAAGtggagatttttaaaaatgttactTACCCTTCTGTATTGAGGATCAGTGAAGATCCGAATAACGGCACGGCGATCGAGGATACGACGCCAAATTATTCAAGCTCCAAACCCAAAGCCCGGACGATTTCCATCTCAGGTGACAATGatgtatctaaaaaaaattcaaaaaattttaatcatacACGCCTAGGTCAGGCAACGTCTGATACGATAATGAGAATCTCTCCCAAAAAGTCCATTCCAACGGAAAAACCCACCAAACTTAAACCATTACCGTACTTGACATTAGAAAGTACATCTATTAATTACGAACTCGTTGCAGATTTACCGAACAAGACCGAGGTATCTACGGAAGATATAACACCGTACAGGAATACGATTGACAGGCAGAAGTCGGATGATAAAATTATAGTCACGGAGCCATCGGTACTAGTCGACAATAGTATTGAGAAATTTAAGCCCGTTAACGGAAAGAGATCTTCACTCAGAGTAAATTCAACACTTGGTACTTCTGCAGCAGTAACGGCTTGGTCAGCACCGACAACTGCCAGCACAgcgttaaaaaatgaaaccgaTGTGACGGAAGAAGCTCAAACCAATGTCTCAGAGTCTAGACACCGTAATCAGACTGGCAACGATGTCCCTCAGACTAATCTAAACGTTTCAGTTACTACGGAAGGATCTTCTACAATTCTCTACGAGGTCACAGAGAATAATATAGAAAATGTGATCGGAAAAGTCAATGGTACCAATAACCTGACGGTCTCGACATCGACACCGACTACTAAAAAATCAATCCACCATCACGAAGCGGTTGAAAATACTTCTAAGTATGTGGGAAgcgaagtttcaaattttaccgagaaaataaaaacagtgaCAAGTGACTCCTCCACCAGCAACGAAATCCAGACAATAACGGAAGAGTCAAAGATAACTCCGATCGAATTTAACCTAACTCAAATATTCAGTGATCATCCTCTCTCGCGTGAAAAAGTTTCATCGTCAATCGAAACCTATCCAGTGAATACGACGAACGAGGCTGATGAGTCAAAGTCAGAAGATGGCATCACTGCTTCTTTACCAATGGTTACATCCACAACAACGAAAGTTGTACAAGAATCGTCGAGCGAGATTCCAGTGCTTGAATCTAATGGAACAAGGCCAATTGAAGAGAATGTTGCCAACGTATCTGATCTCCGGACAATGTCGCAGAGTTATGGAACCACCAGAGACATCACAGAGTTAAAAGGCAATCAAACAACCACGATACAGTACGAATTCGTCAGCCTAATGGATGTTGAAACGAACACTACGCCTGTTCCGAATAACGAGGCGAGCTCCGAAAATGTCACCGTTACCAATTCTCTAAACGAGACTTCGGAAACAATGGAACCTCCAAGCTCTGCAGAAATCAGCACCTTCACAAATGTCTTTAATAACATTTCGACGACAACTGTATCACAGGAAACAACCGAATCAGTGGTAACCGATGATTCTACTGACACAAACCCTACGACGCTCTCAACAATGATTGAAACTGTCAAACCAGACAACGTTAATTTGTCGACTACCATTGTCTTTCCAGACACGACCACCCCCAACACCAAATTCGAAGTCACGACGAATGAAGATCTCCCAAATACGACAAATTCGCCTGTTTCTGAAAATGGTTTTACCACAGGAACGAAGGCTTACACCGATGCAACTATTTCTCCAACATTGCGTGCAAACACGTTCAACGGTCGGATAGAAGAAACGACTACGGCACAAAGCGACAATCCTGAAGAGACGACGACAACAATGATGCCTGTAACTGTAACCGTTATTGAAGAAACAACAATGGGTTTAACCGGTGAAGTTATCGTTTCAACAGAAAGTACGAGTACGTCAGAAATTCCAACAACAGTCACTCTAATTACGACGATAATAACCGAAACCACCCAACAATATCCAAATTCAAGCAACAATGCCATAGCAGTAGTTGCAGTCTCTTCGGTAGCTTTCATTTGCTTAGTACTGCTTGCAGGTTTGTTGGTAAGTTTGTTATATTCAatctgttttcatttttattctctcgttAAAAATTCGACTCTTGCCTATCACTGTTGGTATCACTGTTTCAAAAAACAATCAAGACCACACAACTACTTTCGAGTTATACTGTACACCTGCTACCGAAATTTGTCGTACGTCAAAATCAATAATCAATTTAATCGAATTACAGTTTATAATGAGAAAACGACAGACGAGATT from Diprion similis isolate iyDipSimi1 chromosome 12, iyDipSimi1.1, whole genome shotgun sequence encodes the following:
- the LOC124413692 gene encoding mucin-17 isoform X1 encodes the protein MAFKNANSLSGVWLGLILVLVVHTLAENTPSEEETEAESSLFNYDSESNDDSGFSKEDPDKYFEKHLDEPNIEGSPEAAEASVNEPLEKADGVEAKTTVKTVSSSTTIQHNETLPTIATIDFEKHLTISDNQKTVLERVREASKVESSQVQSNRTANKVTEEISNEAVDNSSERRTNSAPQEFEFTEEHDDFDEHTSSEFAEATTPSSTLLNASSLRVPDDLHKHAEQFDIENSEEDEKADGNRTHSLINDTNVNYRLDFKNSTKRFRGNESRTPSGDNGEGLPSEPKQEVEIFKNVTYPSVLRISEDPNNGTAIEDTTPNYSSSKPKARTISISGDNDVSKKNSKNFNHTRLGQATSDTIMRISPKKSIPTEKPTKLKPLPYLTLESTSINYELVADLPNKTEVSTEDITPYRNTIDRQKSDDKIIVTEPSVLVDNSIEKFKPVNGKRSSLRVNSTLGTSAAVTAWSAPTTASTALKNETDVTEEAQTNVSESRHRNQTGNDVPQTNLNVSVTTEGSSTILYEVTENNIENVIGKVNGTNNLTVSTSTPTTKKSIHHHEAVENTSKYVGSEVSNFTEKIKTVTSDSSTSNEIQTITEESKITPIEFNLTQIFSDHPLSREKVSSSIETYPVNTTNEADESKSEDGITASLPMVTSTTTKVVQESSSEIPVLESNGTRPIEENVANVSDLRTMSQSYGTTRDITELKGNQTTTIQYEFVSLMDVETNTTPVPNNEASSENVTVTNSLNETSETMEPPSSAEISTFTNVFNNISTTTVSQETTESVVTDDSTDTNPTTLSTMIETVKPDNVNLSTTIVFPDTTTPNTKFEVTTNEDLPNTTNSPVSENGFTTGTKAYTDATISPTLRANTFNGRIEETTTAQSDNPEETTTTMMPVTVTVIEETTMGLTGEVIVSTESTSTSEIPTTVTLITTIITETTQQYPNSSNNAIAVVAVSSVAFICLVLLAGLLFIMRKRQTRFNNVQRCRPLTLEAYRVGGVSAYNSMRRKDRTRDSKRSYGNPAFEDSSVTPSHPLNFAGLSSFCNDLNAINEEFAGIPQVSARIDELPAGAEVKNRYANVVPLPETRVPLQKINNEPLTEYINASYVRGPKNATKYYIACQAPIESTVADFWRMIWEQQSKVIIMLTDIVENGVEKCVDYIPPSEVTDCHRLYGDYQVTLKKHEAKEKYAISTLHLKNLENNTYREVSHIWYLWPTNGVPSDATGLIAILLEARALQRGAPGPIVVHCSPGTGRTGTLIALDLGIRQYEITRTVDVPRVVYTIRRDRAGAVQTKEQYAFVYKGLNLYAAKLAGGALESM
- the LOC124413692 gene encoding mucin-17 isoform X2; the encoded protein is MAFKNANSLSGVWLGLILVLVVHTLAENTPSEEETEAESSLFNYDSESNDDSGFSKEDPDKYFEKHLDEPNIEGSPEAAEASVNEPLEKADGVEAKTTVKTVSSSTTIQHNETLPTIATIDFEKHLTISDNQKTVLERVREASKVESSQVQSNRTANKVTEEISNEAVDNSSERRTNSAPQEFEFTEEHDDFDEHTSSEFAEATTPSSTLLNASSLRVPDDLHKHAEQFDIENSEEDEKADGNRTHSLINDTNVNYRLDFKNSTKRFRGNESRTPSGDNGEGLPSEPKQEVEIFKNVTYPSVLRISEDPNNGTAIEDTTPNYSSSKPKARTISISGDNDVSKKNSKNFNHTRLGQATSDTIMRISPKKSIPTEKPTKLKPLPYLTLESTSINYELVADLPNKTEVSTEDITPYRNTIDRQKSDDKIIVTEPSVLVDNSIEKFKPVNGKRSSLRVNSTLGTSAAVTAWSAPTTASTALKNETDVTEEAQTNVSESRHRNQTGNDVPQTNLNVSVTTEGSSTILYEVTENNIENVIGKVNGTNNLTVSTSTPTTKKSIHHHEAVENTSKYVGSEVSNFTEKIKTVTSDSSTSNEIQTITEESKITPIEFNEKVSSSIETYPVNTTNEADESKSEDGITASLPMVTSTTTKVVQESSSEIPVLESNGTRPIEENVANVSDLRTMSQSYGTTRDITELKGNQTTTIQYEFVSLMDVETNTTPVPNNEASSENVTVTNSLNETSETMEPPSSAEISTFTNVFNNISTTTVSQETTESVVTDDSTDTNPTTLSTMIETVKPDNVNLSTTIVFPDTTTPNTKFEVTTNEDLPNTTNSPVSENGFTTGTKAYTDATISPTLRANTFNGRIEETTTAQSDNPEETTTTMMPVTVTVIEETTMGLTGEVIVSTESTSTSEIPTTVTLITTIITETTQQYPNSSNNAIAVVAVSSVAFICLVLLAGLLFIMRKRQTRFNNVQRCRPLTLEAYRVGGVSAYNSMRRKDRTRDSKRSYGNPAFEDSSVTPSHPLNFAGLSSFCNDLNAINEEFAGIPQVSARIDELPAGAEVKNRYANVVPLPETRVPLQKINNEPLTEYINASYVRGPKNATKYYIACQAPIESTVADFWRMIWEQQSKVIIMLTDIVENGVEKCVDYIPPSEVTDCHRLYGDYQVTLKKHEAKEKYAISTLHLKNLENNTYREVSHIWYLWPTNGVPSDATGLIAILLEARALQRGAPGPIVVHCSPGTGRTGTLIALDLGIRQYEITRTVDVPRVVYTIRRDRAGAVQTKEQYAFVYKGLNLYAAKLAGGALESM
- the LOC124413692 gene encoding mucin-17 isoform X3, whose amino-acid sequence is MAFKNANSLSGVWLGLILVLVVHTLAENTPSEEETEAESSLFNYDSESNDDSGFSKEDPDKYFEKHLDEPNIEGSPEAAEASVNEPLEKADGVEAKTTVKTVSSSTTIQHNETLPTIATIDFEKHLTISDNQKTVLERVREASKVESSQVQSNRTANKVTEEISNEAVDNSSERRTNSAPQEFEFTEEHDDFDEHTSSEFAEATTPSSTLLNASSLRVPDDLHKHAEQFDIENSEEDEKADGNRTHSLINDTNVNYRLDFKNSTKRFRGNESRTPSGDNGEGLPSEPKQEVEIFKNVTYPSVLRISEDPNNGTAIEDTTPNYSSSKPKARTISISDLPNKTEVSTEDITPYRNTIDRQKSDDKIIVTEPSVLVDNSIEKFKPVNGKRSSLRVNSTLGTSAAVTAWSAPTTASTALKNETDVTEEAQTNVSESRHRNQTGNDVPQTNLNVSVTTEGSSTILYEVTENNIENVIGKVNGTNNLTVSTSTPTTKKSIHHHEAVENTSKYVGSEVSNFTEKIKTVTSDSSTSNEIQTITEESKITPIEFNEKVSSSIETYPVNTTNEADESKSEDGITASLPMVTSTTTKVVQESSSEIPVLESNGTRPIEENVANVSDLRTMSQSYGTTRDITELKGNQTTTIQYEFVSLMDVETNTTPVPNNEASSENVTVTNSLNETSETMEPPSSAEISTFTNVFNNISTTTVSQETTESVVTDDSTDTNPTTLSTMIETVKPDNVNLSTTIVFPDTTTPNTKFEVTTNEDLPNTTNSPVSENGFTTGTKAYTDATISPTLRANTFNGRIEETTTAQSDNPEETTTTMMPVTVTVIEETTMGLTGEVIVSTESTSTSEIPTTVTLITTIITETTQQYPNSSNNAIAVVAVSSVAFICLVLLAGLLFIMRKRQTRFNNVQRCRPLTLEAYRVGGVSAYNSMRRKDRTRDSKRSYGNPAFEDSSVTPSHPLNFAGLSSFCNDLNAINEEFAGIPQVSARIDELPAGAEVKNRYANVVPLPETRVPLQKINNEPLTEYINASYVRGPKNATKYYIACQAPIESTVADFWRMIWEQQSKVIIMLTDIVENGVEKCVDYIPPSEVTDCHRLYGDYQVTLKKHEAKEKYAISTLHLKNLENNTYREVSHIWYLWPTNGVPSDATGLIAILLEARALQRGAPGPIVVHCSPGTGRTGTLIALDLGIRQYEITRTVDVPRVVYTIRRDRAGAVQTKEQYAFVYKGLNLYAAKLAGGALESM